Proteins from a genomic interval of Mycobacterium conspicuum:
- the acpS gene encoding holo-ACP synthase AcpS translates to MGIVGVGIDLVSIPDFAEQVDQPGTAFSETFTPGERRDASDKSSSAARHLAARWAAKEAVIKAWSGSRFAQRPVLREDIHRDIEVVTDMWGRPRVRLTGDIAKHLADVTIHVSLCHEGDTAAAVAILETN, encoded by the coding sequence ATGGGCATCGTCGGAGTGGGGATCGACCTCGTCTCGATTCCTGATTTCGCCGAGCAGGTCGACCAACCGGGCACCGCGTTCTCGGAGACCTTCACCCCCGGCGAGCGCCGCGACGCCTCGGACAAGAGTTCGTCGGCGGCGCGGCACTTGGCGGCCCGCTGGGCCGCCAAGGAGGCGGTGATCAAGGCCTGGTCCGGATCGCGGTTCGCCCAACGCCCCGTGCTGCGGGAGGACATTCACCGGGACATCGAGGTGGTCACCGACATGTGGGGGCGGCCGCGGGTTCGGTTGACCGGCGACATCGCCAAGCACCTGGCCGACGTGACGATCCACGTGTCGTTGTGCCACGAGGGCGATACCGCCGCCGCGGTCGCCATCCTCGAAACCAATTAG